GGCGCCTCGGGCTTCGGCGTGGGCAAGGGTTTCAAGGACCAATATCCCTGAACCTTCTCCGATCACGAATCCATCCCTGGTTTGGTCGAAAGGCCGACTCGCACCAGCAGGATCGTCGTTGCGGAACGACAGCGCCTTGGCACTGGCGAAGCCGGCTACTCCAAGGGGGGTGATCGCTGATTCGGCACCGCCGCAAATCATGACGTCGGCTTTGCCCAACTGCAGCAGCTGGAAGGCATCGCCGATGGCATTGGATCCTGCGGCACAGGCTGTGGCGACAGCGGAGCTAGGACCTTTGGCCCCAAGAGCGATCGCCGCCAGCCCTGTGGCCATATTCGGAATCATCATCGGCACCGTGAAGGGGCTGACGCGACCCGGGGCTTTGTCTTTCAGAACATGAGCCTGGGTTTCCATGGTGAGAAGCCCGCCAACCCCAGAACCGATGCTGACGCCAATGCGATGGGCATTCTCTGGGGTGATCGTGAGGCCCGAGTCGGCGAGGGCCTGCTTCGCAGCTACCACGCCGAATTTGCAGAAACGATCCCAGCGTTTGGCGTCTTTGGGCTCAATGAAGCCACTGGGATCAAAATTCTTGACTTCAGCAGCGAAACGACAGGCGTGCTGCGCTGCATCAAACAAGGTGATCGCTTCGACGCCGTTCTTTGCAGAGGTCAAGCCCTCCCAATAGTCAGCGACGGTATTGCCGATCGGTGTAACGGCACCGAGGCCCGTGACCACGACGCGCTGGAGACCCTCCACCATGCAGATCCTCAGGCTTGCTTGTCTTCGATGTATTTGACGGCATCGCCAACGGTGGCAATTCCTTCGGCGGCTTCATCGGGAATTTCGATGTCGAAGGCTTCTTCAAGAGCCATTACCAACTCGACGGTGTCGAGTGAGTCAGCTCCCAGATCATTCTGAAAGTTGGACTCCGGTTTCACTTCGCCGGCATCAACGCTGAGCTGCTCCGTAACGATCGAACGGACTTTTTCGAGGATCGATTCCTGGGACATGGCCGTGCAGACGTGACGCCGCATCTTACGGGCTTGCCCTGCACGCCACCTCGTGGCGTTAACAACGGTGACGGCAGGCAAGGGTTAACGACCCAGTGGCATTCGCAACGGGTACCTTGATCTCAAGTCATCCGCATCGGAACGGGCACATGTCCCACGCCGTCAAGATCTACGACACCTGCATTGGTTGCACACAGTGTGTGCGTGCTTGTCCCCTGGACGTCCTTGAAATGGTCCCTTGGGACGGTTGCAAGGCTGGCCAAATCGCCTCCTCTCCTCGTACGGAGGATTGTGTGGGTTGCAAGCGCTGCGAAACCGCTTGCCCCACAGACTTCCTCAGTATTCGTGTCTATCTCGGGGATGAGACCAGTCGAAGCATGGGCTTGGCCTACTGAATTTGGTTCAATACCCATACGATCAGCCCGGCTAAGCCGGGTTTTTTTCTATGTGCGGCATCGTCGCGGTGATTGGTTCGCGAGACGCGGCACCGCTGCTGCTTGAAGGTCTTCGCCAGCTGGAGTACCGCGGCTACGACTCCGCGGGTATCGCCACGTTGCAGGGCAATGATTTGCACTGCCTTCGCGCCAAAGGAAAGCTGAACAACCTCACCGTTCGTGTGGACAGTGAAGGTGCACCGGGGCTTTGTGGAATCGGCCATACCCGCTGGGCGACCCATGGCAAGCCTGAGGAGCACAACGCCCACCCCCACCGTGATGGAAGCGGCAGGGTTGCGGTTGTTCAGAACGGGATCATTGAAAACCACCGGGCTTTGCGAGAAGAGCTCACGGCTGCGGGTGTGAGCTTTCAATCGGAAACCGACACCGAGGTGATTCCCCATTTGATTGCAGCGCAATTGCAGTTGATGGGGGTCGACGAGGGAGATGGAAACGGCAATGTTTTGCTTGAGGCGGTGCAGGCCGTGCTTCCCCGGCTTCAAGGCGCTTACGCCTTAGCGGTGTTGTGGGCTGATGCCCCCGGAGCTCTGGTGGTGGCACGCAAAGCGGCACCACTTCTGATTGGGCTTGGGGAAGGGGAGTTCCTTTGTGCCAGTGATACCCCTGCCTTGGCGGGATTCACGCGCACGATCCTTCCCATGGAAGACGGCGAAGTGGCGCTGCTCAGTCCTTTAGGAATTGAGCTGTATGACGCGGAAGGGGCGCGGCAACAGCGCACTCCAACCACGCTTAGTGGGTCGGATCACATTGCCGACAAGCGCCATTTCCGCCACTTCATGTTGAAGGAAATCCATGAGCAGCCCGAAACGGCGCGGCTCTGGGTGGATCGTCATCTGCCGGTTGGGCTGACTGTCGCCAATCCGGTGGCGCTTCCGTTTGATGAATCCTTCTACGAAGGCGTGGAACGCATCCAAATCCTGGCGTGTGGCACCAGTCGCCACGCCGCTTTGGTGGGGGCGTATTTGCTTGAGCAATTCGCCGGTCTGCCCACCACGGTGTTTTATGCCAGTGAGTTTCGTTATGCCCCACCACCGCTGGCGCCCCACACCCTCACGATTGGGGTCACGCAATCTGGAGAAACGGCAGACACCCTTGCCGCTCTAAGCATGGATGCCAAGCGACGGCAGGCCTACGGACAGCCTGGCTATGCACCGCGGCAACTTGGTGTGACCAATCGCACGGAGAGCTCATTGGCCCGGCAGGTGCCCTACATCCTTGATATCGGTGCGGGGATTGAGGTGGGTGTTGCTGCCACCAAAACCTTTCTTGGACAGCTGTTGGCCTTCTATGGCTTGGCGGTTGCCTTTGCTGCCAGGCGTGGGCACCGCTCGGAGACTGAGATCAGCGGCTTACTGGAAGAACTGCG
The window above is part of the Synechococcus sp. WH 8020 genome. Proteins encoded here:
- the fabF gene encoding beta-ketoacyl-ACP synthase II; protein product: MVEGLQRVVVTGLGAVTPIGNTVADYWEGLTSAKNGVEAITLFDAAQHACRFAAEVKNFDPSGFIEPKDAKRWDRFCKFGVVAAKQALADSGLTITPENAHRIGVSIGSGVGGLLTMETQAHVLKDKAPGRVSPFTVPMMIPNMATGLAAIALGAKGPSSAVATACAAGSNAIGDAFQLLQLGKADVMICGGAESAITPLGVAGFASAKALSFRNDDPAGASRPFDQTRDGFVIGEGSGILVLETLAHAEARGATILAEIVGYGTTCDAHHITSPTPGGVGGAAAMRLALEDGGIAADSVDYVNAHGTSTPANDSNETAAIKSALGSRAKDIPVSSTKSMTGHLLGGSGGIEAVACVLALRNGVVPPTINYNNPDPECDLDIVPNTARELTLGTVLSNSFGFGGHNVCLAFRRMS
- the acpP gene encoding acyl carrier protein, producing MSQESILEKVRSIVTEQLSVDAGEVKPESNFQNDLGADSLDTVELVMALEEAFDIEIPDEAAEGIATVGDAVKYIEDKQA
- the psaC gene encoding photosystem I iron-sulfur center protein PsaC; this translates as MSHAVKIYDTCIGCTQCVRACPLDVLEMVPWDGCKAGQIASSPRTEDCVGCKRCETACPTDFLSIRVYLGDETSRSMGLAY
- the glmS gene encoding glutamine--fructose-6-phosphate transaminase (isomerizing); translated protein: MCGIVAVIGSRDAAPLLLEGLRQLEYRGYDSAGIATLQGNDLHCLRAKGKLNNLTVRVDSEGAPGLCGIGHTRWATHGKPEEHNAHPHRDGSGRVAVVQNGIIENHRALREELTAAGVSFQSETDTEVIPHLIAAQLQLMGVDEGDGNGNVLLEAVQAVLPRLQGAYALAVLWADAPGALVVARKAAPLLIGLGEGEFLCASDTPALAGFTRTILPMEDGEVALLSPLGIELYDAEGARQQRTPTTLSGSDHIADKRHFRHFMLKEIHEQPETARLWVDRHLPVGLTVANPVALPFDESFYEGVERIQILACGTSRHAALVGAYLLEQFAGLPTTVFYASEFRYAPPPLAPHTLTIGVTQSGETADTLAALSMDAKRRQAYGQPGYAPRQLGVTNRTESSLARQVPYILDIGAGIEVGVAATKTFLGQLLAFYGLAVAFAARRGHRSETEISGLLEELRALPEQLELLVEHHDKGSEALAHRFAETQDVIFLGRGINYPIALEGALKLKEISYIHAEGYPAGEMKHGPIALLDSHVPVVSIAMPGPVFEKVLSNAQEAKARDAQMIGVAPEGPDTELFDALLPVPEVSEWVSPLLTVVPMQLLSYHIAAYRGLDVDQPRNLAKSVTVE